The sequence TCTAGCTTATGATCAGATGGTGCAAGTAGGGATGTATGcaacacaaagaagaagaagaagaagaagaaggaaagaaaggagaagttGCTTCCATCACAAAAGGGTAATTTTGGACAAAAATTATCTGCTTGAGTGAcgatgtcatcacttaacaggaATATTTAACAGAAAGGTACATCtgatagaatcttcaaactagagggAAGGGGAGTGGTATATATGAAAGTACGTGGGGGGGGGAACTTAGTATTAAgccatagttcaggggaggggagtgtaatttactcaaaaaaaaaaaaaattgacaaataCCATACCAAGGAGTCATCTTCATATCTCCCtcttcccttttgggcatcACTGTCCCATTCCATGCCTAGGGCTTTACAAAGGATATTaatttaaattgaaatcaatatcaaaattggaATATGTTgtttaaaaacaaaacaaaaaacatttaGGCTATTTCAATTAGTTTTGAAAATTGAGATATCATTTGGTTTAGTTAGATTTAGAATAATTGAACCAAATGTAGTATAACATGTATAAATAAATCCAAATCAAACCTACCCTATATGAAACCTGACAATCATGTATCTTTGTCGAGTTGTGTGAAATTACCTACTATGACTTTCTTTGTTGAGTTGTGTAAAAAAGGTTGGAAGGTACCAATTTGACATTATGGAACTATATCTTCATGAGTTTGAAATTTAATTCCCaactttatttgttttagtAGGTTATTCCACTCAAgtcaattttaatttaaatatatAGTATCTTGAACTGAACCGATTGATACTCttcatccctctctctctctctctctctctctctctctctctctctctctctctctctctctccctctccctttagTTCATTTAGAGGAGTGATATTTCCAATCACTTTTGATTCACTCACTGCTCTATTCTCAAACTATACAATTATTCATTGTTCTCTATTCAAATCAAACCACATAATAAAATTCTTTGATCTCAATCAGTTGGTTGATAATGACAGATGCATACTAAACCTCATTTTGTTATCTACACTTTTTGCAATGAATGTAGCATCGTTCTTGAAGCACATTCCATCGATGAGACCTACGAGTGAAGACCCTTTGCCAACGAGTCTGATGACAACGATCTATCCATGTCAGTGCCCTTGCTAACCGTCTTCTCACTTGTGGTGTCCTCTCTACTGTTATATCCAAGCCCAATggtgccttcctttcttcttctctcaattgATTGCAAACTTGCACGTCCTACCGTAATCGATCTCTAATCCTCATCTTATAAACCTTCGCCTCTATGTTTGATAGGTATGCTTATAATCAATCTTGCTCGAATATTCTAGTTATCCTCTCTAACTATCTTGGTTATACTTTTTCAACtgcattttgattttctttaattACAATATGGTAACACATGTCCATTATGATGTTATATGTTGGCCATATGTCTTTCATGATTAccctttcctcttcttggtattGCATTAATCATTGAGTCTCAAATCattaagagaaagagaaagggcaTGAAAGACAACTCCATAAATAATTCTATACACAACTCCAATGGAGAGTAGTCAAACCATTTTTTGGGTTTGTGTCAGGGTATTATTCAGGGAAGGTGTTTGACACCCAAATCAGCCCGATTAAAAGTCAGCCTTCTTAGACGATTGACATTGatatataattattactatAAATTGAATGCAATCATAAAAGATAATGAACCATACATTATTTCAGATGTGTTGCAAAGAAAGAGTTAGAGCCTAATGTACAAAGCTAGGGTATTATataagaaaatatgagagaaaaccctaatctatAATGAAGAACTAACAAGAAAAACAAGTATTACCAAGAGTAAACATGCAAGTgaaaacataaaacaaaaacCTAGATACAAATCTAAGCACGAGGATGATACAAGTACTAAGTATGGGAGAATGTAAaacaatataatatatatatatataatatatatatatgtactacAAATAAAACATGGTTAAAATAGTAAACTTGACATGGAGATCAGTCCTAAGCACAACTCATCATGAGCGATCTGCAAACATGAAAGAAAACCTATCATAAgactaaaggagtatgaaagAACTAAATAAACTATCATAACAACGACTGAAAAACATGCTAAACAATAGAAATATCCGAAGCATTGCCATAAATAAGGAATCATATCTCCATCATCTATGTCAAAATAACGATGGTATATCTAAAACTACATTATAAACCTAAATAGAACAAGGAGTCTTATGTTAGATGTTACTTGTGATTGATGAGACTCAAGAAACTatctatgaaaaatatgtatAAGCTTAGATGAAAGctccaaattaagaaaagaatgTGAGAGAGAGCACTCAAAAGAGAAGATCCACAAAACATTGTTTCTAAGcttcaagaattgaagatgaGATCCAGTTAAATGTGGATAAGCATTCTTTTATAGATTGAGAGTCTTCTAGAACGTCTCTAGGTTAAATAAAAGCAAACCTCACTTAAAACCTTTGGATTTATGTCAAATAAGGCCAATAACATATCGATGACCAAAAACAGGTGAAACTTCTTCCATAATTCAACTTGAGAGGGAATTCCGGATCTGCAAGGTTTCTTTACCCCAAATAACTTGTTAAGGACCCTAAGGATGTGTAGAACACCTGAGTCAGAAATAAACTGTTAGAACACATATAGAACTCAAGAAGGCCGGGATAAGAGCACTCCTATGAGTAAAATACCTCTGGCATCAACTGTAGGTGGTAATTGTTTGATGGTCATTGAACAAAATTTGATATTGACTAGCCCATATTCAATGACTATTCAACATAGATGGGAACCAATGATGGCCAACCATTTTATATTGCACATTGACACATCACTATCTCATTCGTTAACCTAAGGgagtagcgcagttggtgagcaacgaacctGGTACGAGCCGTCAActcagacgtcctaagttcaactccTACTAGGCTCACTTGGGctactcacacgggggtgtttagtactcttcactgcttttagtgaaagttgaatggttttccttcaaccccagtatgatcCGATTCATGCAGTTGAGGTGTCAGTATGGAcctgtgggactagtcaggtcgaaggcctggatacccttcgttaacaaaaaaaaaaaactacctcATTCgtttatatttgatttgatcATATACAACCTGAACAGGGTCTAGACCAATTTGGTTGGCATATAGTATTTTCGATCATTGATATCAAATTAACTTCAAATATGTTGAAATGAACCATACAATCTTCTtgcatttctctttctttctcacaGTCTCACATACATACATTTGTGCGCACACAAGATGGTTGCAAATTGCACATGACTAAACTCACTGGTTATctttggaatgaaaaaaaaaaaaatactctacTTAAGATAATAATTATCATCATTACTTTTGTTTATATTGTAAAGTGATGATAATCATTAATTAAGAGAGATTACAGAACAACTACATATATAGGTTACATGGAGCATCAAGAATGTACTCTTAACAACCTAACTAAGAGCACACGGTTAATTACAAGATTGTTAGGTGGGTTATGTTATATATGGTGTAAGGTAGTGTAGGAAGACTATCCTTATCAAGCCCCCTCAAGATCATAGGGGAGAACCAACGGTGAGCTTGCTTTTCAGAGCATTAATTGGCAACCGACAGAGACCATTAGTAAGCACATCAACAATTTGGTCTGTGGTCGAGATATATTGGAAAAAAAGTTGGCCTTTGGCAACCATATCTCGGACGAAATGGAAATCGATTTCTATATGTTTGGTTCGTGAgtgaaaaatcagatttttcGTAAAATAGGTTGCCCCAACATTATCACACCAAATAAGAGGAGGACAATGCATGCGCGCACCCACCTTAAGTAAGGATCGTAACTAAAGAAGGTCAGTTGCTGCAACTGCAACAACTCTATATTCTGCATCAATAAAGGACCGTGAGATTGTTTTTTTACTTGTGGGAGCACCATGAGATAAGATGTGAGGCGAGAAAAAGACAAAATCCGGTAGTGCACTTACGATCAATAGGCAACCAACGTTCGAATAGGCTTGAAGCTCAACTGAAGATCTCATAGTGTTTGTTGGTCTACGAAACAAAAGCTTATCAGAGAAGATAAATTTAGCAACATGAGAAGCAATAGTAGTCAAAGACGAAGAACCTGCATCTAAATCAGAGCTTGCGTTCTACATTGGAGAAGACACCATTATTGGAAGACTGAGGAATCACAGAACTCGTCAGAGtgtgaaccttttttttttttgtttgtttggtaAAGAGAGTGTGAACCTatttgataccatgtaaaatGATTATCTTCATTAATTAAGCGAGATTACAGTGCACATGGTTAGTTACATGACTGTTAGGTGGGTTATGTTATGGTGTGAGCTAGTGTAGGATGACTATCCTTAtcatatatatatgggagaagAATGGTTCTTGGTCGTGTAGGGACACCCCCTCCATCAGCACTTGGTCAATGACGTAACAGATAAAGGCATCAATAAGGGTGCGTAATTTGTATTTCACATCAATGAGGGGTGTTCATTTTGTATTTCATCGAGCAAAATCTAGAAtcagattttgatttcaatctaGATAGCCAAAATTGATCCgaaaaaaaccccaaaccaatGATTCTAAGGTTTTGGATCGAAAATAGGCCAGAAGCAAAATCAATCTGAGCTaatttcgatccaaatcgaTCGATTCCATCGACACTATTCCAAATTTTGGAATGGTACTGCCAACGCAGGCATGATTATGAGTTTGAGTATGACCTTGCCTTAATGGTCACATCATAATTCCCTTGCGTGGCTGGCAAGGAAAATTGGCCATGGCCGCAAAATTGAATATCTTCATTCTCTTCattcttaccaccaaaaaaaaaaaaaaaatcatcacacTATTAAAGTTATTCAATAAATCATTAAAGTTGAAGAAATGAGAAAAGTCGAGGATCGACCAACCAAATGatgataattttgattttaacaaAAGAAGAAATCCTCTATTTTCTGTCACAAAACCATGCGAGCCACACGATTGTCCAAAACTTCcactcgctctctctctctctctctctctctccgtctcCTCCCTCCTTTTCCCTTTAAACAGAGTCCATCTCGCCCTGTCTCCTTCCTCTCTGTCCTTAGTCCTATTTATGCAGCTCTGAACCAGCTTTTTCTTCCACCCTCATCTTGTATTTTTCTCAGCTTCCGGATCGAAACCCAAGATGGGTTGTCGATTCCAGGCTTTGCTAACCTTTCTCTTCATTTCTCTTCTGCTGATTATTTTGTCCCTACAACAAGGGAGAGCAGAGGAAGCTCAGTCCTACAATGGGAGCAGTTCTGGAGCTCAAATGCTTGTGGGCCGCTGTAATCTGTTCCAAGGGAGTTGGGTCTTTGATGCTTCTTACCCTCTCTACAATTCTTTCAGCTGTCCCTTCATAGATCCAGAGTTCAATTGCCAAAAGTATGGTAGACCCGATAAGATGTACCTCAAATACAGGTGGAAACCCAGTGAATGTGACCTGCCAAGGTACTTAGTTAATTCCCCTTCAATTAACAGCTTTTAGTACTCTCAATCTATTCTTCTTTGCTTCATTCTTCACTGTTTGAGCTTTGATTAGGTTTAATGGATTGGAATTCCtgatgagatggagagggaagaagataatGTTTGTGGGTGATTCACTGAGCCTGAACCAGTGGGAATCTCTGAACTGCTTGATTCATGCTTCAGTGCCCAAAGTCAGAACTACTGTGGTGAAGAGGGCGCCTCTTTCTTCAGTGACATTTGAGGTTGGTTTCaatgttcctcttcttcttccattcctgCTGCCCCTACCAAACTTTTTTCCACTTGAAATCATTGCTTACAACAGTTCATGTTTGCTTCTTTTGGTTCATTGTCCTCCAAAAAAGCCATCCATGGAGTCCGGAGCTTTTTTGTCTTTTCCGTTTTGTTTgaaaaaaccaaatctgaatGAGACGAATTTGGGTAATAATTGATTGAAATTTGCAGAAATCGAGTAAGACCCACATGCCCTTTGAATCATTTTATCACATTTCATCATTCAGTTTTTGAAATTGATTGTTGGGTTTCTGAAtcaaaagagggggaaaaagaaggCAAACTTGATTGTCTTTATAAGAGTTTTTTGAGTAGTCTAGGAGAGTAGTTTAAGAGAGAGGGAAGTGTAGTTACTTGTTAAGGAACAGAAGCCATTTTCAAACACActcaaaaaattcaagtggtacTGGTTAGTGAGAAAGAAGATGAGTGAGAGAGGGAAGGGTTGGTGCACAAAGTTtccgttttttatttctttatgagCTGTGAAACACTGAAActttagaaattaaaaactgGAGTCTGAAAGAGCTGGTGCTAAGCTAAAAGTACTTCCAATTTTCTTATAGTGACACTAGTGAGAGAGAATGAAAGTGACAAAAGATAGAAAACCGTTGGCCCCACCATATGTCTTAGGGTTTCTGGTTATGAACACTCTCATGCGTCAACATCTTATAGTCCTTACATGTGGAATTTAGACAGTATTTTCTTGGAGTGGCATAAGGGAGAAGAAATATCAAGGAAACCCTTCAAGATGCATTTTTACCAAAAACTTGAATTATTAGGCTACAATTGTTTGAccgagaaaaatggaaaaaatagaaagaagtgAAAAACTTTTACTGATTTTTCAGAAACTACCACAATGATTGTTTGGATAAATATGGTTAGAATATTATCGTACAATGTCATTTAATGTAATAATTGTTGTCGATTGatgtaatatttaatttttctcaCCTCACTTTCAAAGTTAGGATTTCATGGAAAAATTGTTTGTATTTACTTGCCTCCTCTTATTTCGGGGATGGGAATGAAAACTCTTTTCAGTTCTTCCCAAAAACAGCCATCTTTTTATAAACcattctctcaaaaaaaaaaaaaaaaagattaccaCTAGAAATTATATGTTCTATATCCTTGTCAACCCAATCGACAATATGTGAAATTTACCCTCAAAAGTTTTTCACCATTTTTTATCCTTGAAACAGGCGAGGATTTAGGAAAAGGTAGCATAAATGCATACATCCCTCAAGAGCATTGAGCATCAATAGGGGTTATTGGATAAATAAAAGAGGTTTTCAATCACAgaattaccaaaatacccctcaAGATGGTGATTCTTGTTCGACTGGTCCAGAAAAGGTTCTGTGGCAGACGACACTGATTCATCTGAGACCGTGTGGATTCCGGAGAGGCACTTTTGTATCTGTGATTCTCTTTAATCAAGCTACAATGATTTGCAGGACTATAGAGTTACGGTGCTGCTGTACCGGACCCCATACCTTGTGGATCTCGTCCGTGAAAAGGTGGGGCTGGTTCTGAAGATTGATTCCATCCAGAATGGGAACGCGTGGAGGGGCATGGACATGCTGATCTTCAATTCCTGGCACTGGTGGACCCACACAGGAAGATCCCAACCGTAAGATCTACATGCCTTTGCTGATACTAATTTAAAAGGGAAGATTCCATTCCAACGGTTTTTGTGTTATGTTTTGGATTTGTATGCAGGTGGAACTACATACAAGAAGGCAACAAGTTGTACAAAGATATGGACCGTTTGATTGCATATTATAAAGGACTAACAACGTGGGCCAGATGGGTGAACCTTAACGTGGACCCCGCTAAAACCAAGGTTTTCTTCCAGGGAATCTCTCCCACCCATTACCAGtacgcctctctctctctctctctctctctctctctctctctctctctctctctctctctctctggagtTTGATTTGGTTGGGCCTAATCGTTCCCCCACTTTAGCATCTTGAATGGTGATTGGCCTGTTTAAGTAATCGATCATCATATGCTTAGGCATATTCTTATTTATAAATAGTCAATCGATAATTGGGTTACCTATGGCCTAAATATGCCTTAGATGGACTTAAATGGCCAATGATACATTTATCTCTTAATGGACTATTATCTGGCTTTAATTGTGTTGGGCTAGTTTGGGCTCTAAATGCGTTCTAAGCAAGCTATAAACTTGctttaaacatgttgggctgAGTTTGGTGTCGTCATGTAACTCCCCTGCATTGGGAAAGACCAATCGAGCCCGAGATATTTATTAATCAAGCCAGGCCAAGCCGGTTCAGGCTTAACGATCGGGCTAGCAATTGACACCCTACCCTTTGTCAATTCCCAAATTTTACTTAAAGAATATTTATAGATTGAAACGATGAACCATCCAAACAGGGGAAAGGATTGGAATGAACCATCAAAGAGTTGCTATGGAGAAATGAAACCCATGTCAGGGACAATCTACCCGGGAGGTATACCTGCTGGGGCAATTGTGGTGAACAAAGTGTTGAGCAGGATCAAGAAACCAGTGTATTTGTTGGACATAACATGGCTCTCGGAGCTCAGAAAAGATGCACATCCTTCCATGTACAGTGGTCAGCACAGTAACCTTGACTGCAGCCACTGGTGTCTCCCTGGACTTCCAGATACTTGGAACCAGCTCCTTTATGCCGCTCTCTACCATTGACACCAACAAACCGAAGAAACTATTTTTTAAACTCCAACTGTGTAATGTTTGCTTCCCATTCctcaaaatttctctttttgggTTAGTGTGCAATAATGGGCATCATATATATTTCAACTGTAAAGTAATTGTTTAAGCCAAATGATTCTCCTTGGCATTAAATCTTACCTTAAGTTAATGGAATCTTAGAAAACCATATATTCTATACTCATATATATTTGATGAGAAGATACTATCCAAACACCAAGTTTAATTACATTCTACATATACACCAAAGGTGGCCGATATGAAAGCTTTTGCATTTTAGTACAAGCAATATTAGCTAGGAGGATCTTTGGATCAGCTACTCATCAACCTCTTACTGTGATGAGATTACTTCTTGTTTTCGAAGATGGAGTTAGCTGGTCACCAGATGCTTCATAAGGTGGGGAAAAATTGAGTGTCTGTATTTTATTAATTGATCAGCCTTCAGCTATCTAGAATCTAATGGATTAACCAATAAAGGGTGTACCTATTGTGAAAGGCTCTCACCATTGAGGGGTTTGGGGTGTCATAATATGTTCAGCTTTACTCTCACTTCATGGATAAGTTATTTCCCGACTAAAAACAGACAACTAGGTCAGAATGAAGCAGTCTTACCGTTACCACTAGGTCATAACATGAACGTTACCAAACATAGCGTAAGAGTATGCAAACTACAGTTccattttgttaattttttcgTTCACTTAAATCTTGAAAGCTCTTTaccaaaagggggaaaaaaaggtcTTGAAAGTGAGCTTGAATTGAATCTGCCCTCACTCAGGTGGGGTCAAGGTAGCCTTGTATTTCGTAATGGTTTGCATAATTATTATTGAGTTTGTATTGTCATGGAGTTAGATTTTGGATCCATAACATGTAAGGTACAAAATTGTCATTATGTGGAGATTAGAGTTTTAGATTCcgtatatattattttttggaaaatccTAGTAATAAGCAGAAGGAAGAGATCACTTTCTAAAGTGGTGGGTGATATAGAGAGTTTTCAAGTTTAGTGAAAAATTTCTTGTTCTCTTCAGTATACATAAATATTCGTATCACATATTTAGTTGTTTAAGCAATGAACACAGTGCGAGTCAGAAACTCGAACGTCCTAAGTTACTCCCACTagacacaccttgggccactcacactgTGGGtatttaatgctcttcactgctttcaatgaaagttaaatggttctcattgaACCCcgtatgacccagtccatgtggttgtgtGGTCCGTATGAAACCATGGAACtaatcaggccaaaggcctagacACCCGttattagccaaaaaaaaagaatttttaccGTTTCAActtctaataaataaaaataaaataaaataacatgatGACCAATTTTGGCTCAGTTGATGCTTCTAGAGTTACTCGCGACAAAATAGGATGGAGATGAAGGGAGACAGTCAAGGAAAGATTCAACAGGACTCACAAatatggatttaggggacggtatgCCAATACTGATCTGGAATCGGATCGACGCATATtagttggttttgttttttttttggtaaaggtttTTACTTGTTTTAggtagtataatttttttttttttactattttacctctGAAACCATACAGATAAATTGATTCTAATCAGTCAGAGATTGATCTCAATTGATATTAATACTATACGACCGATACGGTTAAAACCATTCTCACaaacaaggttttttttttttttttttttaatccaagcTGATATCCGCTGAGTCGCTGACTAACACTGATTAAACAATTCAAATCCAAAGCCCAGCCCATCCTAtgacatttttgtttttgagacCCAATGACCCAATCAGATGGGCCAGGGAGGAGAAAAATCGTGGATAAGTAGGCCTCTGGCCCTTGGTGCAGGCCATCAAGAACGGTCAAGATTATCTGGCACAGGCGGTGCCAACAGCCAAGACACGTGtgaacagatccaaaccgtccAAAAGAGTTGCTTACTCACCTTCTCAATTCCTTAACAGGTGGCCTCAAACTAAATTACACTTGTCGACCTCTCCCACTCAAGCAAATCCACATTCCACCCCTCAACCCAAACTGAAACCGCCTTTGCTCCCAGTTTTAAAAACCatctccctcttccttctttgcTTCAAATCCTTCCACCAAAACAACACACAACAATCTTATCTCCAGAGAACACACACGCATACATTGGCAATGGCTTCAGAGAAAATT is a genomic window of Macadamia integrifolia cultivar HAES 741 chromosome 13, SCU_Mint_v3, whole genome shotgun sequence containing:
- the LOC122060216 gene encoding protein trichome birefringence-like 39, yielding MGCRFQALLTFLFISLLLIILSLQQGRAEEAQSYNGSSSGAQMLVGRCNLFQGSWVFDASYPLYNSFSCPFIDPEFNCQKYGRPDKMYLKYRWKPSECDLPRFNGLEFLMRWRGKKIMFVGDSLSLNQWESLNCLIHASVPKVRTTVVKRAPLSSVTFEDYRVTVLLYRTPYLVDLVREKVGLVLKIDSIQNGNAWRGMDMLIFNSWHWWTHTGRSQPWNYIQEGNKLYKDMDRLIAYYKGLTTWARWVNLNVDPAKTKVFFQGISPTHYQGKDWNEPSKSCYGEMKPMSGTIYPGGIPAGAIVVNKVLSRIKKPVYLLDITWLSELRKDAHPSMYSGQHSNLDCSHWCLPGLPDTWNQLLYAALYH